A DNA window from Bacillaceae bacterium S4-13-56 contains the following coding sequences:
- the secG gene encoding preprotein translocase subunit SecG, translating to MYGFLIALLVIDAIAMITLIVLQTGKSAGLSGAISGGAEQLFGKQKARGLDAFLHKGTIVTAVIFFVLTFVLAYIVTPS from the coding sequence ATGTATGGTTTCTTAATAGCATTATTAGTCATTGACGCAATTGCTATGATTACGTTAATAGTATTACAAACCGGAAAAAGTGCCGGTCTATCTGGAGCGATTTCAGGTGGGGCGGAACAATTATTTGGAAAACAAAAAGCACGAGGACTTGATGCGTTCTTGCATAAAGGAACAATCGTTACTGCAGTTATTTTCTTTGTGTTAACTTTCGTTTTAGCTTATATTGTAACACCGTCATAA
- the pfkB gene encoding 1-phosphofructokinase — protein MIYTMTLNPSIDYVMYVPDIKLGALNRAEKVNFFPGGKGINVSRVLQRLHIKNTSLGLIGGFTGNFIKEFLKEEQVLHDFVEVNEPTRINVKVKGHQETEVNGAAPTITEEHIAQIHQKVSQLKRGDYLVVAGSVPSSIPAGFLTQIAAFCRKNNVHLAVDTSEDPLKELVHHQPFLIKPNHHELSELCGIEIKTPLQAAEQAQLFINQGIEHIIISMGGQGAVYVNKDTRLYAKAPKGKLVNSVGAGDSVVAGFLACLSQGKTYENAFRFSVASGSATAFQEDLCQKEDVNELLPQVEVETI, from the coding sequence ATGATCTATACTATGACTCTCAATCCATCAATTGACTACGTGATGTACGTGCCAGACATAAAGCTAGGAGCACTAAATCGTGCGGAAAAAGTAAATTTTTTTCCTGGTGGGAAAGGAATTAATGTTTCTCGAGTGCTTCAAAGACTTCATATTAAAAATACGTCCCTAGGTCTTATCGGAGGATTTACAGGAAATTTTATAAAGGAATTCTTAAAGGAAGAACAAGTTCTACATGATTTCGTTGAAGTAAATGAACCTACTAGAATTAACGTTAAGGTAAAAGGTCATCAAGAAACAGAAGTTAATGGAGCTGCTCCAACGATTACCGAAGAGCATATAGCCCAAATCCATCAGAAAGTCAGCCAGTTAAAACGCGGTGATTATCTTGTGGTGGCTGGAAGTGTACCAAGCTCCATTCCAGCTGGCTTTCTTACGCAGATAGCTGCTTTTTGTAGAAAAAACAATGTCCATTTAGCCGTAGATACATCAGAAGATCCATTAAAAGAATTGGTACATCATCAGCCTTTTCTTATAAAGCCTAACCATCATGAGCTTTCGGAATTATGTGGAATTGAGATAAAGACTCCTTTACAAGCTGCTGAACAAGCCCAATTGTTTATCAATCAAGGGATTGAACATATCATAATTTCTATGGGTGGACAAGGGGCAGTGTATGTTAACAAAGACACTCGTCTATATGCCAAAGCTCCTAAAGGTAAGCTGGTTAATTCTGTGGGAGCTGGTGATTCTGTCGTGGCAGGCTTCCTAGCTTGTTTGTCACAAGGGAAGACATACGAGAATGCCTTTCGATTTAGCGTTGCATCAGGAAGTGCTACTGCTTTCCAAGAGGATCTATGTCAAAAAGAAGATGTTAATGAACTGCTCCCTCAGGTGGAAGTTGAAACAATTTAA